Part of the Candidatus Eremiobacterota bacterium genome is shown below.
TACACCGACGCGGCGTACTTGGCGGCCGGCGCGACGATCGCGCCCGACGCGCGGAGCGCGTATGACGGTGCCGACGTCGTGGCGCGCGTCGGCAAGCCGTCCGACGAAGAGCTCGCGGGAATCAAACGCGGCGCGGTCCTGATCGGCCTGCTGGCGCCGCTCGGCGATGCGCACTCGGTCGAGCGCTACGCGCAGCGCGGGCTCACCGCGCTCGCCATGGAGACGATCCCGCGCACGACCAAAGCACAGGCGATGGACGCACTTAGCTCGCAGGCGAACATCGGCGGTTACAAAGCAGTGCTGTTGGCTGCCGGCTATCTGCCGAAGTTCTTTCCGATGCTGACGACCGCCGCCGGAACGATCTCGCCGGCGAAGGCGCTGATCATCGGCGCAGGCGTGGCGGGTCTGCAGGCGATCGCGACGGCGCGCCGGCTCGGCGCGGTCGTGACCGCGTACGACACGCGCGCGGTCGTCGCCGAGCAAGTGAAGTCGCTCGGCGCGAAGTTTCTCGAGATCGACGTCGGCGAGAGCGGCGAGGGCGCGGGCGGCTACGCGCGCGAGCTCTCGCCCGAAGCGATCGCGAAGCAGCGCGCCGCGATGGTGAAGGCGATCGGCGCGAGCGACGTGGTGATCACGACCGCGGCGATCCCCGGCAAGCGCGCGCCGATCCTAGTCACGCGCGAAGCGGTCGCGGCGATGGCGCCGGGGAGCGTGATCGTCGACCTCGCCGCGGAGACCGGCGGCAACGTCGAGGGGACGCAGCCCGGCGAGGCCGTGACCAGCGAGAACGGCGTGACCATCGTCGGTTTCCTGAACTTGCCGGCGACGATGCCGTACGACGCGAGCCGGTTGTACGCGCGCAACGTGCAAGCACTTCTCGACTACGTCACCAAAGACGGCGCGCTGGCGCTCGATCCGACCGACGAGATCGTCGCCGGCGCGACGCTCACGCGCGACGGCGAGGTGGTGCACGCAGCGACGCGCGCCGCACTCGGCGGCGACAACCGCAGCGCGACGATTCCCGGAGGAGCCGCGTGATCTCCGTTCATCTGCTC
Proteins encoded:
- a CDS encoding Re/Si-specific NAD(P)(+) transhydrogenase subunit alpha, which encodes MKIAVPKERAPGERRVALVPEIVAKFVKGGQSVVVEHDAGASAGYTDAAYLAAGATIAPDARSAYDGADVVARVGKPSDEELAGIKRGAVLIGLLAPLGDAHSVERYAQRGLTALAMETIPRTTKAQAMDALSSQANIGGYKAVLLAAGYLPKFFPMLTTAAGTISPAKALIIGAGVAGLQAIATARRLGAVVTAYDTRAVVAEQVKSLGAKFLEIDVGESGEGAGGYARELSPEAIAKQRAAMVKAIGASDVVITTAAIPGKRAPILVTREAVAAMAPGSVIVDLAAETGGNVEGTQPGEAVTSENGVTIVGFLNLPATMPYDASRLYARNVQALLDYVTKDGALALDPTDEIVAGATLTRDGEVVHAATRAALGGDNRSATIPGGAA